Proteins from one Deinococcus sedimenti genomic window:
- the glpK gene encoding glycerol kinase GlpK codes for MPEQFILALDQGTTSSRAIVFDRQGQVRARAQKEFTQHFPRPGLVEHDANEIWGTQIGVAQEAITRAGIRASDVAAIGITNQRETTLIWDRRTGQPIHHAIVWQDRRTAPYCDEIRAAHEATFQQKTGLVLDAYFSGTKVRWLLDHVPGARERAERGELAFGTIDSWLVFNLTGGELHVTDATNASRTLLFNIHTGDWDDELLNILNVPRSVLPQVRDSSEVYGQTAEGLLGARIPIAGIGGDQQAATFGQACLEPGMAKNTYGTGCFMLMNTGSEAVPSQNKLLTTVAWQLGGQRTYALEGSVFIAGAVVQWLRDGLNLIRDSSEVEALARSVSSSEGVMFVPAFVGLGAPYWDPYARGTLIGLTRGTTKAHVARAALESVAFQSAELLEAMQKDAGQPLRELRVDGGASTNDLMMQFQADILGVPVVRPQVTETTALGAAYLAGLAVGFWGSADEIAAQWQEGKRFEPQMDAAERERLMRRWKKAVSRARDWEDER; via the coding sequence ATGCCCGAGCAGTTCATCCTCGCCCTGGATCAGGGCACCACCAGCAGCCGCGCCATCGTCTTCGACCGCCAGGGTCAGGTGCGCGCCCGCGCGCAGAAGGAATTCACGCAGCACTTCCCCCGGCCCGGCCTCGTTGAGCACGACGCGAACGAGATCTGGGGCACGCAGATCGGCGTGGCGCAGGAGGCCATCACCCGCGCGGGCATCCGCGCCTCGGACGTCGCCGCGATCGGCATCACCAACCAGCGCGAGACGACCCTGATCTGGGACCGCCGCACCGGGCAGCCCATCCACCACGCCATCGTGTGGCAGGACCGCCGCACCGCGCCGTACTGCGACGAGATCCGCGCGGCGCACGAGGCGACCTTCCAGCAGAAGACCGGACTGGTCCTCGACGCGTACTTCAGCGGCACGAAGGTGCGGTGGCTGCTCGACCACGTCCCCGGCGCCCGCGAACGCGCGGAGCGGGGCGAACTGGCGTTCGGCACCATCGACTCGTGGCTGGTGTTCAACCTGACCGGCGGCGAACTGCACGTCACGGACGCCACGAACGCCAGCCGCACGCTGCTGTTCAATATCCACACCGGCGACTGGGACGACGAACTGCTGAACATCCTGAACGTGCCGCGCAGCGTGCTGCCGCAGGTTCGGGACTCCTCGGAGGTGTACGGGCAGACCGCCGAGGGCCTGCTCGGGGCGCGCATCCCGATCGCGGGGATCGGCGGGGACCAGCAGGCCGCGACGTTCGGGCAGGCGTGCCTGGAGCCCGGTATGGCGAAGAACACCTACGGCACCGGCTGCTTCATGCTCATGAACACCGGGAGCGAGGCGGTCCCCAGCCAGAACAAGCTGCTGACCACCGTGGCGTGGCAGCTGGGCGGGCAGCGCACATACGCGCTGGAGGGCAGCGTGTTTATCGCGGGCGCCGTGGTCCAGTGGCTGCGCGACGGCCTGAACCTGATCCGTGACAGCAGCGAGGTCGAGGCGCTGGCCCGTTCGGTGAGCAGCAGCGAGGGCGTGATGTTCGTCCCGGCGTTCGTGGGGCTGGGCGCACCGTACTGGGATCCGTACGCGCGCGGCACCCTGATCGGCCTGACGCGCGGCACGACGAAGGCGCACGTGGCCCGCGCCGCCCTGGAGAGCGTGGCGTTCCAGTCGGCCGAGCTGCTGGAGGCCATGCAGAAGGACGCGGGGCAGCCGTTGCGCGAACTGCGCGTGGACGGCGGGGCCAGCACGAACGACCTGATGATGCAGTTCCAGGCGGACATCCTGGGCGTGCCGGTCGTGCGCCCGCAGGTGACCGAGACGACCGCGCTGGGCGCGGCGTACCTGGCGGGGCTGGCGGTGGGCTTCTGGGGCAGCGCGGACGAGATCGCCGCGCAGTGGCAGGAAGGCAAGAGATTCGAGCCGCAGATGGACGCCGCGGAGCGGGAGCGCCTGATGCGCCGCTGGAAGAAGGCGGTCAGCCGCGCCCGCGACTGGGAGGACGAGCGCTGA
- a CDS encoding sugar-binding transcriptional regulator, which yields MLRPVTTDPTPDDTAAQAVQVARLYYHQGLTTDAIARELGLSRPKVSRLLTLARRTGLVEIRIHDPQAQPQSLEAQLRARYPFLTPQVVSVPPGSPEGAWLDRVAVAAARHLGQILRPGQTVGLAWGTTVDAVSRALTPRPIEGLQVVQLNGSANALDFMSGFVTDTITRFAANYGARAHLFPVPTFFDDPATRAAMWRERSVRHVLELQERADVLLYSVGAASAQVPSHVYAAGYLDETDLAALRAQGVAGDIATVFFREDGSFAGLPINARSSGPDLALTRRAQHAICVASGLGKVDALRAALAGELMTTLIVDETTARSLLTAP from the coding sequence ATGCTCAGGCCCGTGACGACCGACCCCACCCCGGACGACACCGCCGCGCAGGCCGTGCAGGTCGCCCGCCTCTACTACCACCAGGGGCTGACCACCGACGCCATCGCCCGCGAACTCGGCCTGTCGCGGCCCAAGGTCAGCCGCCTGCTGACCCTGGCGCGCCGCACCGGCCTCGTCGAGATCCGCATCCACGACCCGCAGGCCCAGCCGCAGAGCCTCGAGGCGCAGCTGCGGGCGCGCTACCCCTTCCTGACCCCGCAGGTCGTCAGCGTCCCCCCCGGCAGCCCCGAGGGCGCCTGGCTCGACCGGGTCGCGGTGGCCGCCGCGCGGCACCTCGGGCAGATCCTGCGCCCCGGACAGACCGTCGGCCTCGCCTGGGGCACCACCGTCGACGCCGTCTCCCGCGCGCTGACGCCCCGTCCCATCGAGGGCCTGCAGGTCGTGCAGCTCAACGGCAGCGCCAACGCCCTAGACTTCATGAGCGGCTTCGTGACCGACACCATCACCCGCTTCGCCGCGAACTACGGCGCGCGCGCCCACCTCTTCCCGGTCCCGACCTTCTTCGACGACCCCGCCACCCGCGCCGCCATGTGGCGCGAACGCAGCGTCCGCCACGTGCTGGAGTTGCAGGAACGGGCGGACGTGCTGCTGTACTCGGTCGGCGCGGCCAGCGCGCAGGTGCCCAGCCACGTGTACGCCGCCGGGTACCTCGACGAGACGGACCTCGCCGCGCTGCGCGCCCAGGGCGTCGCCGGGGACATCGCCACCGTGTTCTTCCGCGAGGACGGCAGCTTCGCCGGGCTGCCCATCAACGCCCGCAGCAGCGGCCCCGACCTGGCGCTGACCCGCCGCGCGCAGCACGCCATCTGCGTCGCCAGCGGCCTCGGCAAGGTCGACGCGCTGCGTGCCGCGCTGGCCGGGGAACTCATGACCACCCTGATCGTCGACGAGACCACCGCCCGCAGCCTCCTGACCGCGCCGTGA